A region of the Flavobacteriaceae bacterium MAR_2010_188 genome:
ACCAAAATATTCTGTGGAAAAATTTTACAGACACGTTCGTATAAAAATGGATCATGCTGAGTATCATCGCCTAAAAGCACATATTTTATTTTGGGATAGAAGGAGATGATGTCTTTGATCTTTTCAAATTTATGGTCGTGACTTCCCTTTCCTGTGAATAGAAAATCCATGAGTCCGGTCTTTATTTTTTTTAACTTTATCACCGCTTTTGGCAGTTGATGCATTTTTGCAAACTCGTCGATAAAGGTGTAAAGATTCCATTCGCTACTAGACACGAAAAAAAAAGAATTAAATGCAGTTTCGTGCATCTGTCCAGAACTGCTCAACGACTTATAATGATCTGCCACATCTTCAAAAATCTTGCGTTTGTGAACGTTTTTAGTTAACAAAACATAAAGCTTACGAAAGAAACTAGAGCTGTGAGAAATCAGAAACGTATCATCGATATCCGAAATAATCCCAATCTTGCTCTCAAAAGGTTTTAAAAGTTCGGCAGTTTCTACTACGCCAAAACTCTCGGTCTTGCAATAAACGGTATAGTTATGCCAACCACTTTCTACTTTTTCTTCAATAGGAATATTAAACCGGAAGTATCCGTCATCTAAAGTTTTAGTGCTTACCAGCGTATTTTTAAATTCTAAGGTCACGTCTGCATTGGGCATCGGAGTTATGGTAAACATCCTTAAAATTGAAAGGGCGTGCTTAATCCCACGGCGGTCAATCCTATAATTGTCTGGCGACCAAGACTTAAAAACATGACCGAAAACGATAAGTTCGTCCTCTTTCATATAACCCCGATAAAGTTTTAAATCTATTTTCATTAAGTGGCGCTATTGCGAATTTTGTCCATCATAATTGTTTAAATTTAGTTAGAATTTTACTGATTTAAAGATGGAGAAGAACATTTTGCTGATTGTAAATCCAAAGGCAGGTTCGATGGATAAGAGTGAATTAATAGACACGGTTTCTAGAATCGTGGAACAACGTGGTTACCAACTATCTATATATGAAACTACTGGCAATGACGATAAGGAAGAAATAAAAAGACGGATAAAAGAGAGAGAACCTTGGAGGATTTTGATTGCCGGTGGTGATGGAACAATCAATCTCGTTGCATCCATTTTGGGAGACTTTGACACTACACTTGGCATTTTACCTGCTGGTTCTGCCAATGGTTTAGCTTCCAATTTACATATTCCGGATGAGTTAGAACAACAAATAAGGATTGCTCTGGGAGACAAAACTTACAAAATTGATCATCTTAATGTAAATGGTGAAACCTGTTTGCATATTTCGGATTTAGGGTTGAATGCCGAATTGATCAAAAATTTTGAAGATTCTCCTATTCGTGGAAAATTTGGTTATTTCCTTCAGTCAATCCCGACTCTAATTGACTCGAAATCGCCATTCACTTTCAACATTGAAATAAACGGTGAAAAGATGGTGAAAACGGGAATTTTACTGGCCATCGCAAATGCAAAGCAATACGGGACTGGTGCTAATATTAATCCCAACGGCAAAATGGATGACGGTAAATTTGAAGTTCTAATCTTTACTTCTTTCGATATTCCAGAAATCATTAATACCCTTTACGACAAAGTTGATTTAGAATCTGGTTTTGCTGAATGTTTTACGACCGATCACGTGATTATCACTTCGGATAATCCAATTCCATTTCAAATTGATGGGGAACCAAAAGGCGATGTAAACAAGGTTGAAGGGTCTATCTATCCACAGAAATTGCAGATTGCAGTTCCTTAATCTTTGGTCGATTGAGATAAGAATTTTGAATTTAATTCTGGCGTCGGAATCATGCAATGGTCTTTTTTACCAAACCAGCGGTAACGATTTTTTGCGATAAAATCGTAAACACCGTTTCTGATAAATGCTGGCACAATCAAAAAGACTGAAAGCAAATTAATAGGAAATGTAAGTTTTGAAGCTATTTCTAGCGCAGCAGTAGATTTGTAAGTTAAGCCGTCTTCTTCAGAATAAAGTAAAATGGAATCCGTTTGATTTGTATCCACATTAAATTTTTTGATAATCTCTAGACCAACTTCACTTTGAAGAGGAGCAAAGCGGAAAACATCATTTTTGTCGTGATTAATAACGTATTGCACTGACGAATTACAGAGATTACAAACTCCGTCAAATAATATCAGGTTCTTATTATCATGTAAATCCTTCAGCATTTTAAACAATTATTTTTTCACGGCCTCAACCAGCTCTAGTTGGTCCATGCTTACATTAGTCGTAAACATACCATAATTAACAACAGCTTTATTTTTTTCTATAGTATTGATACTCCCGACAGCTTTTCCGTCTAGTAATCTAACTCTATCGCCAATTTTTAAAATAGGTTTTGGCTTAACTTCTTTTACCTTTTTACTTTCACGCTGCTTTTTCTCCCGAATAACTGCAATTTTCTTATTTGCTTCAGAATTGAGTTTTTTCTCTTCAAATTTTTGCTGCCTTTTTTCCTTAACGCTTACTTTTTTCTTTTTGGAGTTTTCAATCTGAATCAATTTAAAAAGCTCTGCCATCAACTGTTTCTTGCTTTTGTTTTCAAGATAGTTGTCGCCAAGTTCTTCAACCTTTTGTCCCAGATAAATCAATCGCTGATTATTATCGTAGAGTTCTTGGTAGCTTTCTAATTTCTTTTGAATTTTTTGATTGGTTTCTTCTAGCTTTTCGGTTTCGGTCATTTTCTTCTGTTCATTAACACGAAGGGATTCTTCGGTTTTTTGAAGTTTTGAACGTTCCTTTTGAAGTTTAGCGATCGTGGCATCGAAGCGAACTTTACCGACCTCGATTTTCTTTTTTGATTTGTTGATTAAGCTAAAAGGAATTCCGTTTTTCTGTGCGACTTCAAAAGTAAAGGAGCTTCCGGGTTGCCCTAAGCCTAACTTATAAATTGGTTCAAGACTTTTTTCATCGAACATCATATTTGCATTGAGCATATGCGGAAGTTCGTTGGCCAAAACCTTTAAATTTGAATAATGGGTGGTTATAATTCCGAAGGCTTCTCGTTCATAAAAAACCTCGAGAAATGTTTCTGCTAGGGCGCCACCTAATTCTGGATCGCTACCAGTTCCAAATTCATCGATAAGAAATAATGAATTTTTATCACATTTCTTTAAGAAATAATTCATCTGCTTTAACCTATAACTGTAAGTGCTCAGGTGATTTTCAATGGACTGATTATCCCCGATATCACTGAGAACATTGCTGAAGAAACACATAGAACTTTTCTCATGAACCGGAACCAACATCCCACTTTGCAACATAAGTTGAAGTAAGCCAACCGTTTTTAAGGTGATACTTTTTCCACCAGCATTGGGGCCTGAAATTACTATAATCCGGCTTTCCGGGTAAAGTTCAATCGTTTGAGGAAAAGTTTTTAAACCTTTCTTCTTGTTATTTAAATAGAGAAGAGGGTGATAAGCATCACGTATAAATAAGCGTTTTTCATCATTAATTTTTGGTGAAATAGCATTTACCGACTGAGCATACTTTGCTTTCGAATAAATGACATCTAACTCTACCAAAAACTCCTGATATTCTCGCAACAGAGGTCTAAATGGTCTTACCCTTTCAGTAAGTTGCTTAAGGATTTTGGAGATTTCTTCACCTTCTTCAAACTCCAGATTATTGAGTTCCCGAGCGTGAAGAAAGGTTGCTTCCGGTTGAATATAAACAATACTACCGGTTTTGCTACTGCCCATAATATTACCTTTCACCTTTCGTCGATGCATGGCAGTAACCGCAAGGACCCGCTTATTTTCAATTACGGATTCCTTTATGTCATCGAGATAATCGTTAGAGGAATAGGTGGTGAGCGCATGATTAAAACTAGAATTGATTTTGGACCTAACGTCGTTGATAGAATGACGGATGTTGTAAAGTTCCTTTGAAGCTTCATCCTTAATTTCGCCGTGCCTACTGACTACCGAATCTATTTCTTCAATAATCAATTTTGAAGTTTCTATATTTCCGAATTCCGCAAACAGTTCAGGATAATAGTCCTTGAATTTTTTCAGGAATTTTATGATGCCCTCAGAAGTTATGGTTATAGCCGATATTTTTCTAAAACCTTCGGTCTCCAAAGAGGAATTTTCAATCTTAAGCAATTGAAGGTCTCGGCTTATTTCATCGAATCCGTGATTGGGGATTCTGTTATCATTATAAAAAGATGCCAGATACTCATTGGTAAGGTCTAAACTTTTAAGGAGCAGGTCACGATCCGTGATAGGAGCAATTTCAAGGGTTTTTGCTTTACCGAGATTTGTAACCGCGAATTTTGATAATTGCTCGACGACCGTGTAAAATTCTAGATCTTCTAATGTTTTCTTATGGATTTTTTTCATTGGCTCTAAGCCCTTTCGGGACTGCAAAATTACTAAAATAATACCTGATTGTTTTAGCATGCTATCGTAATCGAACAAAGATTCTATCTAATTTCGGTTAAATTTGAATTTAAAATTAAAGAGAAGTGAACGTTAAAATCCACCCAAGCTGGAAGCAACAACTAGAAGAAGAATTTGGTAAGCCATATTTTAATGAGCTAACGGAATTTGTTCGAAAAGAATATACTAGCCATAGCTGCTATCCGCCGGGGAAGGCAATTTTTGCAGCCTTAGAAAATTGTCCTTTAGATGAAGTTAAGGTGGTTATTTTAGGTCAAGATCCTTATCATGGTCCTGGGCAAGCCAATGGACTATGTTTCTCGGTAAGGGATGGTATTTCCCATCCACCTTCGTTAATAAATATATTTAAGGAAATCGAAGATGATTTAGGAGTTCCTTATCCAAAATCAGGAAACTTAGAACGATGGTCCAAACAAGGTGTGTTATTGTTGAATGCAACTTTGACGGTTCGTGCATCTTCTGCCGGTAGTCACCAAAATAAAGGTTGGGAACAATTTACCGATGCAATAATTAAAATAATAAATAAAGAAAAAAGTGGTGTGGTGTTTTTGCTGTGGGGAGGTTATGCTAAGAAAAAGACAGGATTGATTGACACATCAAAACATCATGTTCTAACATCGGGTCATCCATCGCCATTAAGTGCAAATAGAGGATATTGGTTTGGAAATAAACATTTTAGTAAAACTAACTCCCTGTTGGAGCGAGATGGGCAGACTGCAATTCGGTGGTAATGATTCTTGTATGCTTTTTATAGATTGGCTGACGTGTATCCTTTAATGCTTTCTTGGTACTTTTATTACAACTGAAAATTAGAAGAAGAAAATTTATGACGACAAGTCCTAAAATTACGGCACCGATGGTTAAAAGCATAGATTTGGTATTTTAGTTAGAGGCATTCATATACTCAAATATAATAAAATTTTGTTAAAATCAGTTTTTTGAGGTAAGAAAAACTTCCAAATCATCGATGTATGGTAAATTACTTTGGATAAAACAGAAAATACTCAAAAATAGATTAGATATAACTTACAAAATCAAAATGTTATAATTTAGAACAAAACAAACAAATAGCCCAAGCATTTTACCAATTGGCTTTTGATGGTAATCCTGAACAAGCGGTAGAAATGTACGTGGGTGATGAATTCATTCAACATAATCCTTTGGTTGGTGATGGCGCAACAGCTTTCATCGATTATTTCACCAAGATGCAAAAGAGTTTCCGGATAAATCCTTATAATTTGTAAGGGTTATTGCTGAAAATGACTTAGTTGCTCTACATACCCACCAGATATGGCCGGACCAAATTGAATATGTAACGATGGACATTTTTAGGTTTGATGAAGAAGGGAAAATTATAGAGCATTGGGATGCAATTCAAGAAATCCCTGCTGCTTCAAAGAATAGTAATAAAATGTATTAAAATTTTTAATTTGAAATTTTAATTCTATTCCAAGTTTGTAACGAGTTGATCATAATCTGCCTTGTAGTTTATGATATTTAAATCGAACAGTGCGGTTTGTATTTCTTCTGCGGTAGCTTCGGTAAGATTGCGCTGAGACCATTCAGTTATTTTTAACCATTCGCGAACATCTTCAATACGCTGATCATAACGTTCGGAGATCACTTGATCAATATTTTCAATATCCTTAAAAACTATGGTTTGAGTGTTTACCGTCTCTAAGATATGCTTAACTTCCTGAGCATTATTTTCCAGAAACTTTTCATTAACAGCAATCACAAAACACGGCCATGGAGTAGGGAAGACACCGATTCTCCTAAAGATATGTTGGTCGACCAAAGGTTTGGTGGTGAATTTTTCCCACATAAAATAATCAGCTTTTCCTTCCGTCAAGGCCTTAACGGCACCATCTAGATTTTGAATAACTTCAAAATTGAGATCATCATATGGATCCCAACCATTTTTTTCAGCATTAATAAAAGCCATTAAATGAGAACCAGAGCCATATCTACTTATTGCGGCTTTTGTATTTCGGAGTTCTGAAATATCTTTGTAATTAGAATTTGCAGCAACATGAATTCCCCACAAGAGCGGAGATTCGACGAATATCTGTACAATCTTTGAAGGGTTTCCGTCAATGATATCTTTTATGATTCCTTCTGCAAGAATAACCGCCATATCGATTTCTCCCCTGCGAAGTGCTCTACTCATTTCTCCTGTACCTCCGTGATAATCTACCCATCTTAGGTTAATATCTTTTTTTTGGTAATCTTTATTTTTCAAGGTAAGGTACCAAGGATAATTAAAATGTTCTGGTACACCACCAATGGTAATTGTTTTCATAGCATCAATTTCAGGAAAGACTTAGTTTCTCAAGGGTATATAGGATTAGCGAATCAATAGTTTTCTCTGAATCCTTACTAAATTCTTTGGTCGCTCGATTTGCGATTATGGCGTTCATCGAAACTGCTCGATGTCCGAGAAGCTTTGAAAGTCCATAAATACCTGCGGTTTCCATTTCGAGATTCGTAATCTTTTTACCTTCAAAATTAAAGGTAGAAAGTTTATCATTTAGATCTTCATCTTTTAACTTTAACCTAAGAACTCTTCCTTGCGGACCATAAAATCCAACGTTGGTCACTGTGATTCCTTCAACGGTCTTATCTGAAGTAAATTTATGTTTCAAACCTTCATCACA
Encoded here:
- a CDS encoding lipid kinase, YegS/Rv2252/BmrU family, with product MEKNILLIVNPKAGSMDKSELIDTVSRIVEQRGYQLSIYETTGNDDKEEIKRRIKEREPWRILIAGGDGTINLVASILGDFDTTLGILPAGSANGLASNLHIPDELEQQIRIALGDKTYKIDHLNVNGETCLHISDLGLNAELIKNFEDSPIRGKFGYFLQSIPTLIDSKSPFTFNIEINGEKMVKTGILLAIANAKQYGTGANINPNGKMDDGKFEVLIFTSFDIPEIINTLYDKVDLESGFAECFTTDHVIITSDNPIPFQIDGEPKGDVNKVEGSIYPQKLQIAVP
- a CDS encoding DNA mismatch repair protein MutS2 → MLKQSGIILVILQSRKGLEPMKKIHKKTLEDLEFYTVVEQLSKFAVTNLGKAKTLEIAPITDRDLLLKSLDLTNEYLASFYNDNRIPNHGFDEISRDLQLLKIENSSLETEGFRKISAITITSEGIIKFLKKFKDYYPELFAEFGNIETSKLIIEEIDSVVSRHGEIKDEASKELYNIRHSINDVRSKINSSFNHALTTYSSNDYLDDIKESVIENKRVLAVTAMHRRKVKGNIMGSSKTGSIVYIQPEATFLHARELNNLEFEEGEEISKILKQLTERVRPFRPLLREYQEFLVELDVIYSKAKYAQSVNAISPKINDEKRLFIRDAYHPLLYLNNKKKGLKTFPQTIELYPESRIIVISGPNAGGKSITLKTVGLLQLMLQSGMLVPVHEKSSMCFFSNVLSDIGDNQSIENHLSTYSYRLKQMNYFLKKCDKNSLFLIDEFGTGSDPELGGALAETFLEVFYEREAFGIITTHYSNLKVLANELPHMLNANMMFDEKSLEPIYKLGLGQPGSSFTFEVAQKNGIPFSLINKSKKKIEVGKVRFDATIAKLQKERSKLQKTEESLRVNEQKKMTETEKLEETNQKIQKKLESYQELYDNNQRLIYLGQKVEELGDNYLENKSKKQLMAELFKLIQIENSKKKKVSVKEKRQQKFEEKKLNSEANKKIAVIREKKQRESKKVKEVKPKPILKIGDRVRLLDGKAVGSINTIEKNKAVVNYGMFTTNVSMDQLELVEAVKK
- a CDS encoding Predicted thiol-disulfide oxidoreductase YuxK, DCC family, with amino-acid sequence MLKDLHDNKNLILFDGVCNLCNSSVQYVINHDKNDVFRFAPLQSEVGLEIIKKFNVDTNQTDSILLYSEEDGLTYKSTAALEIASKLTFPINLLSVFLIVPAFIRNGVYDFIAKNRYRWFGKKDHCMIPTPELNSKFLSQSTKD
- a CDS encoding Uracil-DNA glycosylase, whose protein sequence is MNVKIHPSWKQQLEEEFGKPYFNELTEFVRKEYTSHSCYPPGKAIFAALENCPLDEVKVVILGQDPYHGPGQANGLCFSVRDGISHPPSLINIFKEIEDDLGVPYPKSGNLERWSKQGVLLLNATLTVRASSAGSHQNKGWEQFTDAIIKIINKEKSGVVFLLWGGYAKKKTGLIDTSKHHVLTSGHPSPLSANRGYWFGNKHFSKTNSLLERDGQTAIRW
- a CDS encoding ABC-type nitrate/sulfonate/bicarbonate transport system, substrate-binding protein is translated as MKTITIGGVPEHFNYPWYLTLKNKDYQKKDINLRWVDYHGGTGEMSRALRRGEIDMAVILAEGIIKDIIDGNPSKIVQIFVESPLLWGIHVAANSNYKDISELRNTKAAISRYGSGSHLMAFINAEKNGWDPYDDLNFEVIQNLDGAVKALTEGKADYFMWEKFTTKPLVDQHIFRRIGVFPTPWPCFVIAVNEKFLENNAQEVKHILETVNTQTIVFKDIENIDQVISERYDQRIEDVREWLKITEWSQRNLTEATAEEIQTALFDLNIINYKADYDQLVTNLE
- a CDS encoding Uncharacterized conserved protein codes for the protein MKIDLKLYRGYMKEDELIVFGHVFKSWSPDNYRIDRRGIKHALSILRMFTITPMPNADVTLEFKNTLVSTKTLDDGYFRFNIPIEEKVESGWHNYTVYCKTESFGVVETAELLKPFESKIGIISDIDDTFLISHSSSFFRKLYVLLTKNVHKRKIFEDVADHYKSLSSSGQMHETAFNSFFFVSSSEWNLYTFIDEFAKMHQLPKAVIKLKKIKTGLMDFLFTGKGSHDHKFEKIKDIISFYPKIKYVLLGDDTQHDPFLYERVCKIFPQNILVVYIRQTKTYQKPKVLSALKIIEELSVKTLYYRNSKEAIKHSKDIGII